One Babesia bovis T2Bo chromosome 4 map unlocalized Chr4_1, whole genome shotgun sequence genomic window carries:
- a CDS encoding ATPase associated with various cellular activities (AAA) family protein, whose protein sequence is MPDGIADFSIDAVCLFINPCIRDPVELLRSKLIRCLLNECLQFRTLKGLKCRLQNHRFVTPEYIKSILAAVEEACQLFKLPECAVDIVTDDKEEVDSPAILPKPEHMAHIRPMENSSHFERALMDFFTPFIYHNALYKHYNLQPVEELLICGANASKKFIRWFKSLQAAVNNDSSKSRVELLNLHIIRIEDILSPYFGESERRLASSFGYAMSTVGKGLTCICIEGIHHFQANKDDLTDLDRRLLATLLLLLDGVSKADTILPMSNVDAKARLKGPLMIVATSDKPSEELSESLTRPGRLSRTINYTD, encoded by the exons ATGCCGGACGGTATTGCGGACTTTAGCATTGATGCCGTCTGTTTATTTATAAACCCATGCATAAGAGACCCTGTCGAGTTGCTGAGGTCGAAGCTTATAAGATGTCTATTAAACGAATGCTTGCAATTCAGAACACTCAAGGGTCTTAAATGTAGACTACAAAACCACAGATTTGTGACACCTGAGTATATAAAGTCGATATTAGCTGCAGTTGAGGAGGCGTGTCAATTGTTCAAGCTACCTGAGTGCGCTGTTGACATAGTTACCG ATGATAAAGAAGAAGTAGATTCCCCGGCTATCTTGCCAAAACCCGAGCATATGGCACATATCAGACCTATGGAAAACAGCTCACATTTCGAGAGAGCACTCATGGACTTCTTCACTCCTTTTATATACCACAATGCACTATACAAACATTACAATTTGCAACCGGTTGAAGAACTGCTTATATGTGGAGCTAACGCCAGTAAAAAATTCATCAGGTGGTTTAAATCTCTACAGGCTGCTGTAAATAATGATTCTTCCAAATCTCGCGTGGAGCTGCTAAACCTCCATATAATAAGGATAGAAGATATTTTGTCACCTTACTTTGGTGAGAGTGAGCGGCGTTTGGCCTCGTCATTTGGATATGCCATGTCTACTGTTGGCAAAGGTCTGACTTGCATTTGCATAGAGGGAATACATCATTTTCAAGCCAATAAGGACGATCTCACTGATCTTGATCGCAGATTGCTGGCTACTCTACTATTGCTGTTAGACGGCGTTTCCAAGGCGGATACGATATTGCCAATGTCCAATGTTGACGCAAAGGCCAGATTGAAGGGACCGCTGATGATAGTTGCCACCAGTGACAAGCCATCAGAAGAACTTTCTGAATCACTCACAAGGCCAGGAAGGCTTAGCAGGACAATCAATTATACAGATTGA
- a CDS encoding ribosome-binding GTPase family protein — MIVTLLGRSNVGKSSLFNALAGSNVSVPKFMKSVVSSNPGTTRDAKYGQIFIKGKRITLVDTGGIESAVMPPGLGSSSCSNRFSILEHALKTAGRSDLVLFVVDGQEGITPLDMTIASNLKDQCSSTSSVLKLVVNKLDSEGSEEYYEAVSKCISDCYSLGLGDPIFVSTHDRHGAQRLRSIISKSLNISSGDVISRLERLALTESIPKVNTRLGQECDTIQDPDEIEIDQSLRVCSSFKIGFTPNDRWLRHLFNVCDSIPFARDTDGKYIVPSPLSPGEIAAKMYIPKEVDAEDEAETDSAEPDIPLKTKFSIDTKPIRPLRVVLLGSVGGCQSRLAALLAGSGLDVGIEDKTHDTLSPNWHQFTSEWQRHGATGTTIQPMEIYIAAALNLGGSLGRVSSAQTMALLRRSDIAIMCIGDCDETNTWRVVPTKKETAWLTRIIRLHKPSLVVTPVSQHPNRKMVLDMVSKSHEFESIRIHPLQIVETTSDTPPPAVNLNRTVKRIQRDVISLADSTERVLETSVLNNWLRSFLAKWPPPWHEGSKVNVKFAAQCATCPPTFVVWSNVCASFPQHYLRQMKRAMSEEFGFQGIPLKFILRTTAQPKSTNRRSNLSWRRKLHRA, encoded by the coding sequence ATGATAGTCACCTTACTGGGTCGGTCCAATGTAGGCAAGTCGTCCCTTTTTAACGCCCTTGCGGGCAGTAACGTGTCAGTGCCAAAGTTTATGAAGTCTGTAGTGTCTAGTAATCCTGGTACCACGAGAGATGCAAAGTATGGCCAAATTTTCATTAAGGGTAAGAGAATCACTTTGGTGGACACTGGTGGGATAGAATCTGCTGTAATGCCCCCTGGTTTAGGCTCAAGTAGTTGTAGTAATCGCTTCAGTATCTTGGAACATGCGTTAAAAACCGCTGGTAGATCAGATTTGGTACTGTTTGTTGTAGATGGTCAAGAAGGTATTACTCCTCTAGACATGACTATTGCGAGCAATTTGAAAGATCAATGTTCCAGTACATCTAGTGTTTTGAAATTGGTTGTCAATAAGCTTGATAGTGAAGGTTCGGAAGAGTATTACGAGGCAGTGAGCAAATGTATATCGGACTGTTATTCACTTGGTCTGGGTGATCCGATTTTTGTCAGCACTCATGACCGTCATGGTGCTCAACGCCTGCGTAGCATTATATCTAAAAGCTTGAATATATCCTCGGGTGATGTTATATCTCGATTAGAGCGTTTGGCACTTACAGAATCTATTCCCAAGGTAAATACTCGCCTTGGACAAGAATGTGACACTATCCAAGACCCTGATGAAATAGAAATTGATCAATCATTGAGAGTGTGCTCTAGCTTCAAAATCGGGTTCACTCCAAATGATAGGTGGCTTAGGCACTTATTTAACGTCTGCGATTCAATCCCCTTTGCAAGAGACACTGATGGCAAGTATATAGTACCTTCACCCCTTTCTCCTGGTGAGATTGCGGctaaaatgtatattccCAAGGAGGTGGACGCTGAAGATGAGGCTGAAACTGATTCTGCCGAGCCAGATATACCACTAAAGACCAAATTCAGCATTGATACTAAACCGATCCGGCCGTTACGAGTGGTATTGCTCGGCAGTGTCGGAGGGTGCCAATCTAGGTTAGCGGCATTACTAGCTGGCTCTGGATTAGATGTGGGTATAGAGGATAAAACGCACGACACTCTTTCACCCAATTGGCATCAATTTACTAGCGAGTGGCAACGCCACGGTGCTACTGGTACTACAATACAGCCTATGGAAATCTACATTGCTGCTGCTCTGAACCTTGGAGGCAGCCTTGGTAGGGTATCGTCAGCTCAAACCATGGCTTTGTTGCGAAGGTCTGACATTGCTATCATGTGCATAGGTGACTGTGATGAAACAAATACTTGGAGGGTCGTCCCTACCAAAAAAGAGACTGCATGGTTGACTCGTATCATCAGACTGCATAAACCGTCGTTGGTGGTAACACCGGTATCTCAGCATCCAAATAGAAAGATGGTTCTGGACATGGTATCGAAGAGTCACGAATTTGAGTCTATACGTATACACCCACTACAGATAGTGGAAACTACTTCCGATACGCCACCGCCTGCCGTCAACTTGAATCGGACTGTAAAAAGGATCCAAAGGGATGTTATATCACTAGCTGATAGTACTGAGCGTGTTCTCGAGACTAGTGTTTTAAACAATTGGCTGCGCAGCTTTTTGGCTAAGTGGCCACCACCTTGGCATGAAGGTTCCAAGGTCAATGTTAAATTTGCTGCACAGTGCGCCACTTGTCCCCCTACCTTCGTTGTATGGTCCAACGTCTGTGCTTCATTTCCTCAGCACTACTTGCGTCAGATGAAACGCGCAATGTCCGAGGAATTTGGGTTTCAGGGTATCCCTCTGAAGTTCATCCTTAGGACCACTGCGCAGCCCAAGTCAACCAATCGCAGGAGCAACCTGTCGTGGCGGCGTAAGCTGCATAGGGCATGA
- a CDS encoding uncharacterized protein (bov57 (p67 ortholog)) encodes MAFAKLSILFTFLLVHLVSTNAFDLGEWSHDAHDTHDIKAHHESAADAAPGAPAQALSESEEMEKALKALEEETKLENKPNETPAPVPVTPSAEEKQDAPVEENKKVDQPKIEIPALHPPDSPLHTDKDDALDITTAPFTLVEDPASHENELTSEIPQTPADDTNVNAGNEDSIITDTTPIAKSMRLNTVTKIDETIEKLNHRFQTFLESVASSAHDLTYYQSLLDTAYDVFCREINGDMSPMGSGGQLDKDGNGVTLMISAEMSSAIRRSFDTKVEVLELAASEVASQKSKEVGAQTIHDALTVGLRTVRDTITSPGMTIHTTSNDMKNMTAIVADMSKGLLADIIKWTLKEDVLKKRLFDKIVERDNFIKTSPDELRMEAFTHAIRELAGEFHNAQKEKTGAIEKQNGFKEYMDEMREDINTIQRLIDTYFATVHKGHAKAILYEASKELRKDGNAESQLRLRVAEQKVHQEELKKAEPKQEDTGCPYPTEPQDPRKPIGFDNPCIIHHPHIYRW; translated from the coding sequence ATGGCATTTGCAAAGTTGTCTATTTTGTTTACGTTTTTATTAGTACATTTAGTGTCTACTAATGCCTTCGATTTGGGTGAATGGTCACATGATGCGCATGACACCCATGATATCAAAGCTCATCATGAATCCGCGGCTGATGCGGCTCCTGGTGCGCCTGCACAGGCGCTCAGCGAATCTGAGGAAATGGAGAAGGCGCTGAAGGCACTAGAGGAAGAGACTAAACTGGAAAATAAGCCTAATGAGACCCCTGCTCCTGTTCCTGTGACTCCTAGCGCGGAAGAGAAACAAGATGCTCCTGTGGAGGAAAACAAAAAGGTCGACCAACCGAAAATTGAAATACCTGCACTACATCCTCCTGATTCGCCTCTTCACACCGATAAGGATGATGCGTTGGACATAACTACAGCACCATTTACGTTGGTAGAAGACCCTGCGAGTCACGAGAACGAGCTAACATCAGAAATTCCCCAAACTCCTGCGGATGATACTAATGTCAACGCTGGTAATGAGGATTCTATTATAACTGATACCACTCCCATAGCTAAGAGCATGCGTCTGAACACTGTCACTAAAATTGACGAGACCATTGAAAAGCTTAACCATCGTTTCCAGACGTTTTTGGAGTCTGTAGCCTCATCTGCCCACGACCTTACGTATTATCAGTCTTTGTTAGATACTGCCTATGATGTATTCTGCAGGGAGATTAACGGTGACATGTCGCCGATGGGAAGTGGTGGGCAGCTGGATAAGGATGGTAATGGAGTGACCCTTATGATTAGTGCTGAGATGTCAAGTGCCATTCGTCGTAGTTTTGATACCAAGGTGGAGGTTTTAGAGTTGGCTGCTTCTGAGGTGGCCAGTCAGAAGTCCAAGGAAGTGGGTGCCCAAACTATTCACGACGCCCTTACCGTAGGCCTCAGAACTGTTAGAGATACCATAACCTCTCCGGGCATGACAATTCACACGACAAGCAATGACATGAAGAACATGACTGCTATTGTAGCTGACATGTCCAAAGGCCTCTTGGCCGACATAATTAAGTGGACACTAAAGGAAGATGTTTTAAAGAAGCGACTGTTCGACAAGATAGTTGAGCGTGACAATTTCATCAAGACGTCGCCTGACGAGCTCCGTATGGAGGCATTCACTCACGCAATCCGTGAATTGGCTGGAGAATTTCACAATGCACAGAAAGAGAAGACTGGTGCTATCGAAAAGCAGAACGGTTTCAAGGAGTACATGGACGAAATGCGTGAGGACATCAACACCATTCAGAGGCTTATTGACACATACTTTGCCACTGTGCACAAAGGTCATGCTAAGGCTATTCTCTACGAGGCAAGCAAGGAGCTCAGAAAAGATGGTAATGCTGAGAGCCAATTGCGTTTACGTGTGGCTGAGCAGAAGGTTCATCAAGAGGAACTTAAAAAGGCAGAACCAAAGCAGGAGGATACGGGATGTCCGTATCCAACCGAACCTCAGGATCCAAGAAAGCCCATTGGCTTTGACAACCCGTGTATAATTCACCATCCACACATTTACAGGTGGTAA